cacagcatatctaaacatagtgctactaaagtgtctccttttgagcttgtctatgggcaggaagcagtgttgcctgtggaaataagtttgaatgctgtcaggttcgccagacaaaatgatctaaccatcactgattattacaattcaatgatggataatattgatgaggtgaccgacaagagggtggtagctttgggagcaatagaaaaggacaagatcttgGTAgctagggcctacaacaagaaggtcaaagcaaggtcatttcaagtaggggacctggtgtggaagaccatcctgcctctaaggaataaagaccaaaAGTTTgaaaaatggtcgccaagctgggaaggtccttataaagtaaaacaggtaatgtctggtaacgcctatttattgcaaacattacaaggcaaggatttaccaaaAGCGTTGAATGGGTGTTTTCTCAAGCAgtatcatcctagtatgtggcaagatgcttaagaaaatcgatgtaatcacatcgagttaaaatgcttttggtttgctcagttcCTCTATTTCATTCATCTTCCTTCATATTATAGTCTCGCACACTCTATTTGAATATGAGGTCCCAACATTCAAACCTTCATTGATTTGACTATCAACCAATTTTTACAACTTCTTGTCACCACGCATGAGCGACTCCTGGCCCATGGCAGCCCCCAAGACGCTCTGGTTGGTTGGTAGATCGACCTTACAACTTTTCTTCATATCATCCCAAGTGAGAACAAGACCGCATTGAATGCCAAAAGTAGCGGGGTTTTTTTTTTTTATCGCTTCAAAACTTGGACGGAATCGTTGCTGATGGGCTGGCTGCAACAGGAGTCACTTGCTGCATTGCATGCAAGCAAGAAGACAGAAGAGAAGGGGTCCTTTTGTGCACGCGCGTCATGGCTTACTATTACTAATCCAGATTAGTCCGCCGGCTGCCTGGCGTGTGCTTTGACTTGGGATTATTATATAATAATACGCTACTCGCATCATTAGTCCGAACAATATAAAAATGGCAATCAAAGCGGCCGCCGGCAACGCAACGACATTCTCTCCTTTCTTTACTACGTATATATctatcttttttcttttctattcaagGATAGTTTGTTTGATTACTTGATGGTGCACTCTATTGTATCTTAACCAACAAAAGAAATAGTCTAGCTATACTTTCTTAACCTTTGTACTCACTCCGTCCTAAAATACAAATCATTCTAAAATTTTTGGAGAGTCAGTTTTTAAAGTGTGATCGAAAGTATGGCGAGAATCATAAAGATTTATGACATAGAATAGATATAGTATGAAAAATATACTTAATAGAGAATCTAATGGTATACATTTGATATCGTAAATGTTATTAATTCATTGTATAAAGAAAATATATTTAACTACCCTTTTTGTGGTCATCACAATCACTATTCTCGCTCAACTAACCAAACTTCAAAAACCACACGTACAACTCTCAGGCTGGCCTCTGATTATTATATTAACAATAAGTATGGAGGGATGCTTTCATTGTTTTTTTTGTGGTCGAGGAAAACGGTGTCGGTATTCTAGACTTGTTGACCGTGACACCTCCTTTTTATAAAGAACAGTAGAACGCATGTTTTTTCTTTTGCCATAAGCTGTCGGGGATTGTTGTGCTATTAATGGATTAAGGGCAGGCTTGTTTGGGATTATCATATGTCCATTACTCTACTAGTGAACGTTAGGGCACATATAGTTAAGAGGCTTTGATCGATTGGTTTTCCAAGTACGAACCTTTGAATCATATTATAAGGGTATATATAACACAAATATCCAATTAAATGATGTGCCTCTAGAAAGGTCTATAGGGGGCTAATTGAAAAAAAAAACAAGAGATGCGCTCTTCACGAAGAGTCTACCTCTACACGACTCTTTATATATCTTTAGTATTGATGACTGCGTTTATGATTTAGGATCTCATGATTGTATCATGCAGTGTCTTTATAAAACCGGTCTAGAGTCTCTAGGTTGGTTGTACATGCCCAAAATACATTTAAAAGACAAAAAAAAAAAGTATACGTAGATACAGCATATTCATGAAAAGTCCGTTGCTTTTTCAGTTACAGACTCCTTAATTGATGGAGTTGTATATACGTACGTCGCTATGAGCACCAACCTCCGATATTTTATTGGCCGACTAGCCGTGCGGACGGACGGAGTTTGTTTtctataagaaaatctcgcagttgCGATTGCATTACCTGACCATTAGTATTTTTTTTTTTGAACTAAATACGAGCGTGTGTATGTATCAAACCAACACCAACACGCTCGGCTCCGCCTCCGCTGGTAGGTCACATCACACTCGCTTCAATATTGACACCACCAACGCACGCACGACCCTTCTTCCTCCTCCCGGCGGCTAGGCTGATTTCTCCTTGCATCGCCTTTATTGCGCTCAGCTGCTCTGCCAAGTGCCAACGTCGTACACCTCCAGCAGTGGAGGgagccggagcacgagcaacaccAAGGTGTCCGCCACAGAAATCTACATATAATTGCAGCCCCAACCACCTCGTTCCTCTTCCCCTTCCCCCCTCCCCAGCCAAATCCGCTTTCCTAGCTCTAATCGCCGCCGATCTCGCCGGAGGAACTGCTAGCTAGCTGCTCCCTTCACTTCTCAGGTACTAGCCCGTCTTGCTCGCCATATTTCCCTTCTCTCTCTTTCTGTCCACCAAACCAACCCAGCCCTAAGATCTGTTCCAGCCTTCCTGCTGGGGATGTTTGTGTTCGTACCCTCTACAATCGGGTATTAAGTTGGACCGGCTGCAAAGCATGTCCAACCACAACTTCAGTTACTGCAGCAGCAGATTTCCGCGACACTCACACACATCAGTTCCTGATATGCCTGCCCCCTTTACTTTTTTCACAATTACTGCATGCATCAGGAGCCAGGATTAAAAGTTGCCTCAAAGAAGAAGATCCCTCTGCGCCGCTGCATGTTGAGCGAGCCTACCGTAGCGACGAGCGCGGATATGAATTGGTGTTGTGTTCCTAGGGCCAACAAGAGAGAAGAGAACCCTTACTCCAACAGCATCGGCGGTAAGGAAAAAAAAAAATGTATTATTTAATTTGCCTACAAGTTTTGTACTTGCAATTGCATGCTACAATATGCATATTGCATTATTTCAGGCATCTACTCCGAGAAGAACATAAGGCTGTTCTCCTATGCCGAGTTAAGATCTGCTACCGACAACTTCAACCGCACCAACAAAGTGGGACGAGGCGGATTCGGGACAGTTTATAAGGTGCCAGCCAAACTCGATCATATCTATTATATTGACGCCCGCGCGTCACATGGATCATCTCTTGTTTGTTGGCGTCACAGGGAACCATCCGAAGCGGGCGAGAGGTCGCGGTGAAGGTCCTCTCCGCCGAGTCCAGGCAGGGCATCAGGGAGTTCCTGACGGAGATCGACGTCATCAGCAACGTCAAGCACCCCAACCTCGTCGAACTCATCGGCTGCTGCGTCGAGGGAAGCAACCGGATTCTGGTGTATGAGTACCTCAAGAACAGCAGCCTTGACCGTGCGCTGCTGGGTACGAGCCACCACTAGCTGTttacccaaacccatacccatacccatacctACCTACCTGATCCATCAGTTGCGGCGTTCTGCAGCTTCTAACAGTGAGCCTGCCGACTTCACCTGGAGCGTCAGGTCTGCTATATGCCTCGGAGTCGCTCGGGGCCTTGCGTACCTGCACGAGGAGATCGCGGCGCCGATCGTGCACAGAGACATCAAGGCCAGCAACATACTTCTCGACAGGAACTACGTCCCCAAGATCGGGGATTTCGGTCTGGCCAAGCTGTTTCCTGACAATGTCACCCACATCAGCACCCGCGTCGCGGGAACAACGTGAGTACCGACGCCGACGGcctagttttttttttttttttttttttttttttgcacttCTGCCGCTTGCCTTTTACCGTATGTTCCTCGCAGAGGCTACCTTGCGCCTGAGTACGCCTGGCATGGCCAGCTCACCAAGAAAGCGGACATCTACAGCTTTGGTGTCCTTGTCCTGGAGATAGTGAGCGGCACTAGTAGCTCCAGGAGCATACTCATGGATGACAAGATTCTCCTAGAGAAGGCATGGGAGCTGTACGAAGCGAAGAGGCTCAAGGAACTGGTGGATCCAGCCCTTGTAGACTGCCCTGACGAAGAAGCCATCAGGTACATCATGGTGGCCCTCTTCTGCCTACAGGCGGCCGCCGCGCGCCGGCCGACGATGCCCCAGGTCGTCACCATGCTGTCCAAGCCCGTCCGGATCAACGAGAGCGAGCTGACGGCGCCGGGGTACCTCCAGGAGTACAGCAGGCGGAGCCCCTTGTCCAAGGCCACCACTTCCACCGACTCCAGGTTCAAGAACCTGGCGTCCCAGGAGGACTCCAACATGTTCAGCACGGTGGTGCCACCCACGGTGACCGAGATGAGCCCCAGGTGAAGCAACCGCCATGTAATTTTGACTAATTCCTTCCTTGCGTTTTGTCAACCGGCGGCGACTATATGATGTAGTGCCAAGTGTGTTTTCCTCCTGCAAATGCGGCAGCTAGATCTTGTACATATAGATTAGTGAATCCATGCCAGACCCAGAGCAATGCAAGATTGCTGTTTGTTGCACAGCTTCAGATTATTATTAGGGCAGTACCATATCATCGTAACAGTTTCAGACCTCAACTTGTATGAGATCACAGGCATCTCAGTGACGACACAACTGGACAGGGGTGAAAACAGCAAAGATACGACTACTGTGGTGATACTAAATTATGAATGTTCTGTGCTCATACGAAGACATCCTGATGCAGATCTCTGCAAAAGATCAGTACGGGATAAACGGGTCTGCGAAATCATCAGAAACAAAAACACGTTTCCATCTACTGACAGTCAAGCCTCTTGTGTTTCTGTAATGCTACGCTTTCCTTTCCGGTCACTCCGACGCCGCAGGCTGCTCTTTCTCGGCCTCCGAGGGGCCATTGGCGGTGCTGGTTTCTTGGCTCTCTGCAGGCTGCTTGGCGTCGTTTGCTGGGGCTGCCGCGCCGTCTTTGGCACCACCATCCTTTCCACCTTCTTTGGAGCCATCCTTTGCGCCCTCTTTAGCAGCAGGTGCTGGTGGAGGTTGCAACATATGTGGCGGTGGAGCGTGCTTCAGCTTCACTAAGATATGGCGCATCCGGGAGAGGTCGGTGGGCTTGCCAGGCTTGGGGCCCTGAATAACTGTGACGGATGGCTTCTTGTCCTTGTCTTTCTTTCCCCGCTTCTCAATGGTGGCTATTTCATGCGGGATGAGATCCGAGATCGATTTCCAGTACTGCTTGTCTGCGTTGGCATGGAATTTCTCCTGGCTGGCTACAAAAATCTGCAGCAGACCACAGGAGCGATTAGTACCAAACATAGAAATAGATTAGCTAATAAACACAGAGCCCTAGCTGCTTACATATGATAGGCGCATACCTTCTCCCTTTCTCTGTTGTTGACCATATTCGACGCACAGTTCTGTATCCTCTTCTCAAAAAAAGCTTTCTTGAattcttctgcttcagcaattATTTGGGCACGTAGCTCCTTCTCCTTCTGTTCTTTTTTCTCAAGttccatagcatttttcctaagaCATTGTTGAAAAAGGAAGCAATAACAAATTAAAACTAGAGTGGCAGGAAAAAAAATCAAGGAAGCCAAGAAAATGACATCATTCGATTTGAGGGACACAAAAGACAGGACAGTAACTTGGTCTGTACCCTTACAATAGTTACAGGCTCCTTACAAATTGACCTTACTGGACTTTCCACAAGATAAGCATTAAACAAATCAGAATCAACGCCACTCCAAATATAGACAAATCTACTACTGCTGCAAGCCTGGGACAATGTCCTGATGAAGAACATCATACCAAACACGGCTTACACAACTCCAATATTCATGAACTTCTATTAGTTAACTACCAAAGTAAATTCCGAAGTAAATATAGACGTGCACTAAACCATAAAATAAACGAGGTTGTATCAGCAGACAATTGCGTCATAGTCTCATAGAGCATATTATGTTAGGAACCTAATGCACACATTTTGCAAGGTTACAAAGACGAGCAGTACCAAAAGAATGTATGGATTTTCTCTGGGAGGTACACCTTCACTGATTTGAGGATTTCAAGAAAACCAGCAGATATGAAAATCTAAAAAAAATGTGTCCACCTGGTGTGATGTCAGCAAAACATACAGTTGGAAGAATGCAGCACCAGATGAAGCATTAAGTGGTCGCAAAAGAACAATGGTGAATAACTAACTAGTTATATCCACATACATAGATAGCTAAGACATCCTACAATCAAGGTTTTCCAGAAATGCATCAAACACCAGGAAGAGAACAAACATACATGAGGACTGTAAGTTTGCAAAAAAAAACATCGGTTTTCTAGAGTACAAGGTAATCCAACAAAGAACATTCTCCAACTAATATGACGTTTTTGGAAGCCTCTATGATTGCATGGCACAAATTCATATTTTAGAAGGTTGGTTTGACATACTTTTTACCTTTATTCCTCTAGTTTCTGTGGGACTTAGTTCATACAATTTCGATACAATATGATAATAGGCTGTATAGGTAAGATTGGGACAGATACAATCTAGGTAAAATGCAATAGCTAAGGCAGGGTTAGTTCTGAATTATGTCATGCTAGCTTAGTCTGAATTTTACTTTCTATTGAGTAGCAAACCAAATCTAGATGTATATGCCTATGTTTATTAGAAACATTACTAGGTTGTAGGTTCCTTTTGGTTCGAGTATAACAAAAAATAAAATTGAGCAATACGCAGTTCCATTCTAACCAAATCTAGTTAAGAGATAAAACACAAATTTCCAATGAAAATCTGTCAGTGTTTAATACTCTGAATGACAAGTCGTTTTGCCTTTTCTAGATTCATAGTTtttactaagggggtgtttgaatgcactaaatctaatagttagtggctaaaattagttgtagacatccaaacaccctagctaatagttcaactattagctatttttagtaaactagttaatagttagctagctatttgttagctagctaattccactagcaattttttagccaactaagggtgtgtttgaatgtactagaactaatagttagttggctaaaaaattgttagtggaattagctagctaactattaactaatttactaaaaatagctaatagctatGGTGTTTGAATGTTTCCAGCTAATTTTAgctactaactattagctctagtgcattcaaacacccccctaattattagctctagtgcattcaaacaccccctaactaTTAGGTCTAGtgtattcaaacaccccctaagtactATCTAGACACAGTGTATACAGGTGCATAGCAAAAGGTACCTAAAAAGGCAAAAACGACTTATAATTCAGGACGGAGTACCTCTGAATTGCTTCAATAAACTAATTTCAGGGGTAAAATTCACAAAACAACTTTAAGTGCTGGGACCATAGGTGTCAAGCGGTCAAGGAAAATTACTACACACTGCTGCATCTAGCTACTTATATTCGTATTTTTCATATTTTATGGTAATCTGCATACAGTAGCTCCATACCATCCTATTCATGGCAGTGATAGTATGGCAAAAACAGAGATACTAGCAGATCCAACTATGGTTACACCTATATGGTATCAACGATTCAAACACTTAGGCTGATTTGGTGATTATGGATCCCGAGTGGATCCATGGGGAGAAATTCTCTTGCTATTCAATAACCTtgcaattcaattttgaatagcaagagaATTTCTCCCCATGGATCCACTCGGGATCcccggtcaccaaatcagcccttatgGAGAACAAAACCCACCCTCGAAGGTCTGCAGCTATACTTAAGTTCTCAGCTTATAAACTAGTCCATGACTGGCTATTCCCAACAGCGCAATTTCTAGTGTATCCTAATTCCTAACCAACCGAAGTAATAGAAACCAGCAATTTCCGTACAGAGCCCCTCGCCGTGTTTCGTTCACCTTCGTAGTGCAGAAGAAGCGGCTACAGTTAGTCGAAAGAGCGCCAGAAAGCGTTAGATCTGACTCGAACAGCCCGAAACCTAGCCCACACGCAAGCAAGCATACAGGCAGCAAAACGGCGTGTCCCCCAAGCAGATCGGAACCGGCGCCGGCGGTCCTCACCTCCGCCACTCGCGGAGAAGGATTCCCTCCTCCCGCCCCATCTCGGTGGGCGGCGGCAGGGTCGGGCCGTCGCTGCCGTTGGGCTCGAGGTCGGGGGAGAATGGCGAGTATCCCCCGGAGACGTGGCGGATCGGGACGCCGTAGGACTCTACGGTGATCTCCTCGTCCACCTCCTCGACGCCACCGTCGGCGAAGGAGGCGTACCCGCCGGCGCTAGCGTCGTCGGCTGCGGCAGCACCGAAGTCGTCGGAGTCGAAGGGGTGGGAGGTGGCGCGCGGGAGGTCGTCGGCGCCGTCGTCCGCAAAGAAGGAGGCCATGGGGGGGGGGACGCGGAGATTTTGGGCGGCGCCGGCCTGGTGGACTGGTGCTGCTGCTCGTGCTCTGCACTTTGCTTTCTTCTGCTTGCTCCGTCAGGCTTAGTGGGTGTTTGTATCCCTTCAATTTATTCCATTTTAATCATAAATTTCTACGTAATATATATTTAGTAATTTAAATagtaaaatgaaataaaatatagaaactaaaaactAATTTCTATAAACTAAACAACCCCTTATTAATAATTAATAATGAGTTTTAAATTCGTGTATTCGTTTTAATAGCGTCACTGGTCAGAGTCATGGTTTAAACCAAGCCTAATACATTGAATTACCTTTTATTTTTTTACTAGTTAGGTGTCCGT
This portion of the Zea mays cultivar B73 chromosome 2, Zm-B73-REFERENCE-NAM-5.0, whole genome shotgun sequence genome encodes:
- the LOCLOC100284690 gene encoding Cold-responsive protein kinase 1 (The RefSeq protein has 1 substitution compared to this genomic sequence), which codes for MLSEPTVATSADMNWCCVPRANKREENPYSNSIGGIYSEKNIRLFSYAELRSATDNFNRTNKVGRGGFGTVYKGTIRSGREVAVKVLSAESRQGIREFLTEIDVISNVKHPNLVELIGCCVEGSNRILVYEYLKNSSLDRALLASNSEPADFTWSVRSAICLGVARGLAYLHEEIAAPIVHRDIKASNILLDRNYVPKIGDFGLAKLFPDNVTHISTRVAGTTGYLAPEYAWHGQLTKKADIYSFGVLVLEIVSGTSSSRSILMDDKILLEKAWELYEAKRLKELVDPALVDCPEEEAIRYIMVALFCLQAAAARRPTMPQVVTMLSKPVRINESELTAPGYLQEYSRRSPLSKATTSTDSRFKNLASQEDSNMFSTVVPPTVTEMSPR
- the LOC113475843 gene encoding Clathrin light chain 1-like; this translates as MASFFADDGADDLPRATSHPFDSDDFGAAAADDASAGGYASFADGGVEEVDEEITVESYGVPIRHVSGGYSPFSPDLEPNGSDGPTLPPPTEMGREEGILLREWRRKNAMELEKKEQKEKELRAQIIAEAEEFKKAFFEKRIQNCASNMVNNREREKIFVASQEKFHANADKQYWKSISDLIPHEIATIEKRGKKDKDKKPSVTVIQGPKPGKPTDLSRMRHILVKLKHAPPPHMLQPPPAPAAKEGAKDGSKEGGKDGGAKDGAAAPANDAKQPAESQETSTANGPSEAEKEQPAASE